A window from Aquiluna borgnonia encodes these proteins:
- a CDS encoding iron chaperone has translation MSASDVDRYLSGAAQPHAQTLTRLRTELLKLIPGGEECISYQMPCIKLSGKAVAGYAAFKNHLGYFPHSGNVIPKLKNELAGRKQTTGGFQFGVTEDLPVELLEKLVAIRIQELRERYPDLRFDVTK, from the coding sequence ATGAGCGCCAGCGACGTCGACCGTTATTTGAGCGGGGCTGCCCAGCCTCACGCTCAAACCCTGACTCGACTCAGAACCGAGCTGTTGAAGCTGATTCCAGGGGGAGAGGAGTGCATCTCCTACCAAATGCCCTGCATCAAACTCAGCGGCAAGGCGGTTGCCGGCTATGCAGCCTTCAAGAATCACCTCGGCTACTTCCCCCACTCGGGAAATGTAATTCCCAAGCTGAAAAACGAGTTGGCGGGGCGCAAGCAGACCACCGGTGGATTTCAATTTGGCGTTACCGAAGATTTACCCGTGGAGCTTTTGGAAAAACTTGTGGCGATCAGGATTCAAGAGCTCCGGGAGCGTTATCCGGACCTTAGGTTTGATGTAACTAAGTGA
- the cysE gene encoding serine O-acetyltransferase: MRIIEDIKVGLQRDPATNSALELFLTSPGLHAIWIYRVAHVLWKWKFRILSRMLSNWAKFWTSIEIHPGAVIGRRFVIDHGVGVVIGETAIIGDDVLMYHGVTLGGKTLDPVKRHPTVGDRVTLGAGSKLIGNIVIGNDCAVGANAVVTKNMPAGTVAVGFNARLLNLIGDEFYVI; this comes from the coding sequence GTGAGAATCATCGAAGACATCAAGGTTGGCCTGCAGCGCGATCCGGCCACCAACTCCGCACTTGAGCTTTTCCTAACCTCTCCCGGCCTGCACGCCATTTGGATTTACCGGGTTGCTCATGTGCTCTGGAAGTGGAAGTTTCGCATCCTCAGCAGAATGCTCTCCAACTGGGCCAAGTTCTGGACCTCAATCGAAATCCACCCCGGTGCTGTAATCGGCAGAAGGTTCGTTATCGACCACGGTGTCGGGGTAGTAATCGGAGAGACCGCGATCATTGGCGATGATGTCCTGATGTATCACGGAGTGACCCTGGGGGGCAAGACTCTTGACCCGGTCAAGCGCCACCCAACAGTCGGTGACCGAGTGACGCTGGGGGCCGGTTCAAAGCTGATCGGAAACATTGTGATTGGCAACGACTGCGCGGTTGGGGCAAATGCCGTTGTCACGAAAAACATGCCGGCCGGAACCGTTGCGGTTGGTTTCAATGCCAGGCTGCTAAATCTAATTGGCGATGAGTTCTACGTAATCTAA
- the cysK gene encoding cysteine synthase A yields the protein MRVYNNITEAFGNTPLVRLNKVLDGAAANVFAKLEFYNPSSSVKDRLAIAMVDAAEASGELKPGGTIIEATSGNTGVGLAMVGAARGYRTIIVMPESMSLERKILIRAYGAELILTPPTEGMTGSVARAEALGKEIPGAVLVRQFDNPAGPKIHRETTAEEIWRDLDGNVDALVAGSGTGGTITGTGRRLRELNPDIKVFAVQPEASPLLTGGQAAGHPLAGIGPNFIPSILDTSVYNEVLSAPNASAFEFARRASAEDGILAGISSGAAIWAAREVAHRPEFAGKNIVVIIPSFGERYVSSTLYRDIQEEFQAKQ from the coding sequence ATGCGCGTCTATAACAACATCACTGAGGCCTTTGGAAATACACCGCTGGTGCGATTGAACAAAGTGCTAGATGGCGCGGCGGCAAACGTTTTTGCCAAACTCGAGTTCTACAATCCCTCCTCCAGCGTCAAGGACAGACTTGCCATTGCCATGGTTGATGCGGCTGAGGCTTCCGGGGAGCTAAAACCCGGTGGCACCATTATTGAGGCAACCAGTGGCAACACTGGAGTTGGTCTAGCCATGGTTGGAGCTGCCAGAGGCTACCGCACCATCATCGTCATGCCGGAGTCGATGTCTCTCGAGCGAAAAATCTTGATCCGCGCTTACGGCGCTGAGCTAATTCTTACCCCACCGACCGAGGGAATGACCGGCTCGGTTGCCCGCGCTGAGGCGCTGGGTAAGGAAATCCCAGGCGCGGTGCTGGTTCGCCAGTTTGATAATCCGGCAGGGCCAAAGATTCACCGTGAGACCACCGCCGAGGAAATTTGGCGCGATCTAGACGGCAATGTTGACGCTTTGGTTGCCGGCTCTGGCACCGGCGGAACCATTACTGGAACTGGTCGCAGGCTTCGGGAACTAAACCCCGACATCAAGGTTTTTGCTGTGCAGCCCGAGGCGTCTCCGCTACTGACCGGCGGTCAGGCTGCCGGACACCCACTTGCCGGAATCGGCCCAAACTTCATTCCTTCAATTTTGGACACCTCGGTTTACAACGAGGTGCTGAGCGCTCCAAACGCCTCGGCATTTGAGTTTGCTCGCAGGGCCTCGGCCGAAGACGGCATTCTGGCTGGCATCTCCTCCGGAGCGGCCATCTGGGCCGCTCGCGAGGTTGCTCACCGCCCAGAATTCGCAGGCAAGAACATCGTTGTTATCATCCCCTCCTTCGGAGAGCGTTACGTTTCCTCCACTTTGTACCGCGACATCCAAGAAGAATTTCAAGCTAAGCAGTGA
- the glpX gene encoding class II fructose-bisphosphatase: MSPEFQPELHPDRNLAMELVRATEAAAIRAFPFIGKGDKNASDGAAVDAMRAFLGTVNFEGLVVIGEGEKDEAPMLFNGEVVGNGNGPKVDIAVDPIDGTSLTAAGRLNAISVIAAADRGSMLDASSVFKMDKFVTGAPGVGVCDIRMSIRENLIEYSKSAGKPVDEILVAILDREYNQDAIDQVRSAGAATRLLRDGDVAGGIQAARADSRIDMCIGVGGSPEGIVTACGVKALGGHIQGILAPREDFERERGTAAGLKFNYVYEMNEMVASDNTFFVATGVTDGPLVAGVRKRGEIIYTESIVIRGLSGTVRKVFAEYQASRWI; encoded by the coding sequence ATGAGCCCAGAATTCCAGCCTGAACTTCACCCGGATCGCAACCTCGCCATGGAGCTGGTGCGAGCAACCGAAGCCGCCGCCATCAGGGCTTTTCCATTTATCGGCAAGGGCGACAAAAATGCCTCGGACGGGGCAGCCGTCGATGCCATGCGAGCCTTTTTAGGAACAGTGAACTTTGAGGGTTTAGTCGTCATTGGTGAGGGTGAAAAAGACGAGGCACCGATGCTCTTCAACGGTGAGGTGGTTGGAAATGGCAACGGACCAAAAGTAGATATTGCGGTTGACCCAATCGACGGCACCTCGCTCACCGCCGCCGGAAGGCTAAACGCAATTTCCGTGATCGCTGCGGCTGACCGCGGCTCCATGCTCGATGCCTCTTCGGTCTTCAAAATGGACAAGTTTGTGACCGGAGCTCCCGGGGTCGGGGTTTGCGATATTCGAATGTCCATTCGGGAAAATCTCATCGAGTATTCAAAGAGTGCCGGCAAACCGGTGGATGAAATTCTGGTTGCCATTTTGGATCGCGAATACAACCAGGATGCGATTGACCAGGTCAGAAGCGCCGGAGCAGCAACTCGCCTGCTGCGAGACGGGGATGTTGCAGGCGGCATTCAGGCTGCTCGCGCGGACTCTCGAATCGACATGTGCATCGGAGTTGGAGGTTCACCCGAGGGAATTGTTACCGCCTGCGGCGTTAAGGCGCTCGGTGGACATATTCAGGGCATCCTGGCACCTCGCGAGGACTTCGAGCGAGAGCGCGGCACCGCGGCTGGACTCAAATTCAACTACGTCTACGAGATGAACGAAATGGTTGCCTCGGATAACACTTTCTTTGTTGCTACCGGCGTCACCGACGGCCCACTTGTTGCGGGAGTGCGAAAGCGTGGCGAGATCATCTACACCGAATCAATCGTGATTCGCGGTTTGAGCGGCACCGTTAGGAAAGTATTCGCCGAATATCAAGCCTCGCGCTGGATCTAG
- a CDS encoding CynX/NimT family MFS transporter: MITTAKRWWALAAVALLAINLRTAVSSISPVVSYIQQNISLPIVTIGLMGIAAPLAFALASSLSYRPARKLGVEKTLLVTVVMIILGHLIRAFAWDATALFAGSLLSLLGMGIGNVLLPVLVRKYFPTQVGIISSFYITLTAISATMGSFFAVPVAEISSWRFSLGQWAILASLTLLPLGFLLGNSRPEVKPESDSSQKAIWRSPTALAIAGMQAVTSVFGYVSFAWLPLLLSEHSNQSVIASGALLSLFALMGLPSSLIVPLLANRYPASQQWIVWFSLVAGLTGTLGLLFGDQGLTWFWVIALGFGPTMFPLALTMFNLRSRERSTVLAVSAFGQGASYSTATIAVFTIGILRELTGGWEAAIWLMLIFCLISIFVALQIGRGKIIDDELVR; encoded by the coding sequence ATGATCACCACCGCCAAACGCTGGTGGGCGCTGGCAGCGGTAGCGCTCTTGGCCATCAACCTGCGGACGGCGGTTAGTTCCATTAGCCCGGTGGTTAGTTACATCCAGCAGAACATCTCGCTGCCGATCGTGACAATTGGCCTCATGGGTATCGCAGCGCCGCTGGCATTCGCTCTCGCCAGCTCCCTGAGCTATCGCCCAGCGAGGAAACTCGGGGTTGAAAAGACCCTGCTGGTTACCGTTGTCATGATTATCCTCGGGCATCTGATTCGGGCATTCGCCTGGGATGCGACGGCTTTATTTGCCGGCAGCCTCTTGAGTCTTTTGGGAATGGGCATCGGCAACGTGCTGCTTCCAGTTTTGGTTCGCAAGTACTTTCCAACCCAGGTTGGAATCATTTCTAGTTTTTACATCACACTCACCGCGATTTCCGCGACCATGGGTTCGTTTTTTGCTGTGCCAGTTGCCGAAATTTCGAGCTGGCGGTTCTCGCTAGGGCAGTGGGCGATTTTGGCTTCGCTGACCCTGCTGCCACTTGGTTTCCTGCTGGGCAATTCCAGACCTGAGGTGAAGCCCGAATCCGATAGCAGTCAAAAAGCGATTTGGCGCTCCCCCACGGCGCTGGCGATCGCGGGCATGCAGGCGGTCACCTCGGTCTTTGGCTACGTGTCATTCGCCTGGTTGCCGCTCTTACTCTCCGAACACAGCAACCAGAGCGTGATTGCCTCGGGAGCACTGCTGAGCCTGTTTGCCCTGATGGGTCTGCCTAGCTCCCTTATTGTTCCACTGCTCGCGAATCGTTACCCGGCCTCGCAGCAGTGGATTGTGTGGTTCTCGCTGGTTGCAGGTCTTACCGGAACCCTAGGACTGCTTTTTGGCGATCAGGGTCTGACCTGGTTCTGGGTGATAGCGCTTGGGTTTGGACCAACCATGTTCCCGCTGGCACTGACCATGTTTAATCTCAGATCCCGGGAGCGCTCAACCGTGTTAGCTGTTAGTGCATTTGGGCAGGGCGCAAGCTACAGCACCGCAACGATTGCGGTCTTCACAATCGGCATCCTGCGCGAGCTAACGGGCGGCTGGGAAGCAGCCATCTGGCTGATGTTGATCTTCTGCTTGATTTCAATTTTTGTCGCCCTGCAAATCGGCAGGGGCAAAATTATTGACGACGAGCTGGTCCGCTAG
- a CDS encoding inositol monophosphatase family protein, whose translation MISDLDLALKLADVADEISLSRFRALDLHVESKPDRSPVTDADRAVEQKLREVLASYRPDDSIIGEEFENTGDGSRNWIIDPIDGTANYLRGVPIWATLIALRVNGVIIASVVSAPAMGRRWWAMRGNGAFTKDIDGSVRILQTSAIADLEHCSISYNNLQLWDLSGKLPQLIELSRKVWRTRAYGDFYSYMLLAEGSLEMVAEHDLKIYDIAALVPIVEEAGGRLTDLAGELSEQSSSVLATNSLTHASFQKALA comes from the coding sequence ATGATTAGCGATTTGGATCTGGCCCTGAAGCTGGCCGATGTGGCGGATGAGATTTCCCTCAGCAGATTTAGAGCACTGGACCTACATGTCGAATCAAAACCGGATAGGTCTCCGGTCACAGACGCGGATCGCGCTGTTGAGCAAAAGCTTCGCGAGGTATTGGCAAGCTATCGTCCGGATGACTCAATCATCGGAGAAGAGTTTGAGAACACCGGTGACGGATCCAGGAACTGGATTATCGATCCAATTGACGGAACCGCTAACTACCTGCGCGGGGTTCCGATCTGGGCAACCCTGATAGCGCTTCGAGTCAACGGGGTAATAATCGCATCGGTAGTTTCGGCACCGGCGATGGGTAGACGCTGGTGGGCGATGCGGGGAAACGGTGCTTTCACCAAGGACATCGACGGTTCAGTTCGCATCCTGCAAACCTCTGCCATCGCAGATCTGGAGCACTGCTCAATCTCTTACAACAACCTCCAGCTTTGGGATCTAAGTGGCAAATTGCCTCAGCTGATTGAGCTCAGTCGCAAGGTCTGGCGCACCCGCGCCTACGGCGATTTCTACAGCTACATGCTGCTTGCCGAGGGCAGCTTGGAGATGGTGGCAGAGCACGATCTCAAGATTTACGACATCGCAGCCCTTGTCCCAATTGTCGAGGAGGCTGGCGGCCGGCTTACCGATTTGGCCGGAGAACTCAGCGAGCAAAGTTCATCAGTCCTGGCAACCAATTCGCTCACTCACGCAAGTTTTCAAAAAGCCCTCGCATGA
- the rsgA gene encoding ribosome small subunit-dependent GTPase A, with product MSWLYEPNNSFDLDEDDVRIRPNPKGSKPRTKRRPNFDDAPLGMVTEVHLARYQVLMENGQTVTATLAKELRRQGCVTCDQVRLDGVVTAEKGTLARIVKIEPRSSELTRSSDESDSADQTIVANADQLVIVMAAANPEPRPRLVDRYLVAAFNAGLKPILVMTKCDLADPGDFLKAFEGFDLRIFKHSSENPKLEQLITWLEGHKSVFVGHSGVGKTSLINLLAPNYERATGSVNEVTGKGKHTSSSAKAIPAAGGWIIDTPGVRTFGLAGINSQGILKGFADLAEGAKSCPRDCSHLESAPDCELDAQLQRGELSAQRLDSFRRLVGAISSVD from the coding sequence GTGAGCTGGCTTTACGAGCCAAATAACTCCTTCGATCTGGACGAGGATGATGTCCGGATTAGACCAAACCCCAAGGGTTCTAAACCCAGAACCAAACGCCGACCTAATTTTGATGACGCTCCGCTGGGGATGGTCACCGAGGTTCACCTGGCTCGCTACCAGGTACTGATGGAAAACGGGCAAACCGTTACTGCCACCCTCGCCAAAGAGCTTCGCCGCCAGGGCTGCGTCACCTGCGATCAGGTAAGGCTTGACGGGGTGGTTACCGCCGAAAAGGGCACCCTGGCTCGCATTGTGAAAATTGAACCGCGCAGCTCAGAGCTGACTAGAAGCTCAGACGAATCTGACAGCGCAGACCAGACCATTGTCGCTAATGCCGATCAGCTCGTGATTGTGATGGCCGCTGCCAACCCTGAGCCAAGGCCAAGGCTGGTGGATAGATACCTGGTGGCTGCCTTCAACGCAGGCCTTAAGCCAATTTTGGTGATGACCAAGTGCGACTTGGCAGACCCGGGAGATTTTCTAAAGGCTTTTGAGGGTTTTGACCTGAGGATTTTTAAGCACTCCAGCGAAAATCCAAAGCTGGAGCAGTTGATTACTTGGCTAGAGGGTCATAAATCAGTATTTGTTGGCCACTCGGGCGTAGGCAAAACCTCACTCATCAACCTGCTCGCACCAAATTACGAGCGCGCCACCGGAAGCGTTAACGAGGTGACCGGGAAGGGCAAGCACACCTCGAGCTCGGCAAAAGCCATTCCGGCTGCCGGGGGTTGGATCATCGACACCCCGGGAGTTCGGACCTTTGGTTTGGCGGGCATCAACTCGCAGGGAATCCTGAAGGGGTTTGCTGATTTGGCAGAGGGAGCTAAGAGTTGCCCCAGGGACTGCTCTCACCTCGAGAGCGCTCCGGACTGCGAATTGGATGCCCAGCTGCAGCGCGGCGAGCTCTCCGCCCAGCGACTTGACTCCTTCCGCAGGCTTGTAGGGGCCATCAGCTCGGTAGATTAG
- the aroA gene encoding 3-phosphoshikimate 1-carboxyvinyltransferase, translating to MTSSHPFWPAPVAQALDAVVNLPGSKSLTNRELVLSAIASEPTLLVAPLRSRDSELMIQALRSLGIGFEWQGENLLVTPVELSGPATIDCGLAGTVMRFVPPLSGLAKGDIFFDGDAGARRRPMHTTIESLRALGIEVSSETMGLPFTVHASGSVAGGDLEIDASASSQFVSGLLLVAAKFESGLTLTHSGQELPSLPHIEMTLEALRQRGVRAFALSERSWRVEPGAVSGGTKVIEPDLSNAGPFLAAAMVAGGRVAIPNWPSETTQVGAEFERILPMMGARVQNSSGALVVEGSGIIRGIDIDLSIGGELAPVIAALAALGDSPSRITGIAHLRGHETDRLTALSTEINRLGGSVTELADGLAIEPAELHGGQWLSYEDHRMATAGAIIGLKIPGVQVENIATTAKTMPEFVTLWEKMLESK from the coding sequence ATGACTTCCTCACACCCGTTTTGGCCAGCGCCTGTGGCGCAAGCGCTAGACGCCGTCGTGAACCTACCAGGGTCAAAATCTCTAACCAATCGCGAACTTGTACTAAGTGCGATTGCTAGCGAACCGACCCTGCTGGTTGCTCCGCTTCGCTCTAGGGACTCAGAACTAATGATCCAGGCGCTGCGCTCGCTCGGTATCGGTTTTGAATGGCAGGGCGAAAATTTGCTGGTGACCCCGGTGGAACTCAGCGGGCCGGCGACCATTGACTGCGGGCTTGCTGGAACCGTTATGCGCTTTGTTCCACCGCTGAGTGGGTTGGCAAAAGGTGACATCTTTTTTGATGGCGATGCCGGAGCCAGGCGTCGGCCGATGCACACCACAATTGAGTCGCTCCGCGCCCTCGGCATTGAGGTGAGCAGTGAGACGATGGGCCTTCCGTTTACCGTCCACGCCAGCGGGTCAGTAGCCGGTGGCGATTTGGAAATTGACGCCTCAGCCTCCTCACAGTTTGTCTCGGGCCTGCTGCTGGTTGCCGCCAAGTTTGAATCCGGGCTAACCCTCACTCACAGTGGGCAAGAGCTACCTTCACTCCCACACATTGAAATGACTTTGGAAGCCCTTAGGCAGCGAGGCGTTAGGGCCTTCGCCCTAAGCGAGCGCAGCTGGCGGGTGGAGCCTGGGGCAGTCTCCGGCGGCACCAAAGTCATAGAACCCGATCTTTCAAACGCCGGACCATTTTTGGCTGCGGCCATGGTGGCAGGTGGCCGGGTGGCCATTCCGAACTGGCCATCTGAAACCACTCAGGTGGGGGCTGAATTCGAGCGAATCCTGCCCATGATGGGCGCCAGGGTTCAAAACAGCTCTGGGGCCTTGGTTGTTGAGGGTTCAGGGATAATCCGTGGAATCGACATTGACCTATCTATCGGTGGGGAGTTGGCGCCAGTCATCGCCGCCTTGGCTGCTCTAGGAGATTCCCCCTCGAGGATCACCGGGATCGCTCACCTCCGAGGTCACGAAACCGACCGCCTGACGGCACTGAGCACTGAGATAAACCGCCTAGGCGGTTCAGTAACTGAGTTAGCGGACGGGCTTGCAATTGAGCCCGCAGAGCTTCACGGGGGCCAGTGGCTTAGCTACGAGGATCACCGCATGGCAACTGCGGGAGCGATTATCGGACTGAAGATCCCCGGGGTTCAGGTGGAGAACATTGCCACCACGGCTAAAACCATGCCTGAGTTTGTAACGCTCTGGGAAAAGATGCTGGAGAGCAAGTGA
- a CDS encoding sigma-70 family RNA polymerase sigma factor codes for MPDKKSEKLISFEREALPLMPQLYGAALRWTRNPSDAEDLVQETFAKAFAAWGKFEQGTNLKAWLFRIMTNTHINLYNKRAKDQAKTALDDLEDWQIGMGESVTSTSTRSAESVAIDNVPSTVIRDALDQIPQEFRMVVYYAVVEGLPYAEIAEVMDTPVGTVMSRLHRGKKMLKTLLSDYAIQEGYRVDKEEK; via the coding sequence ATGCCTGACAAAAAATCAGAGAAGCTCATCTCTTTTGAGCGCGAAGCGTTACCCCTAATGCCTCAGCTTTACGGCGCAGCGTTGCGTTGGACCAGAAACCCCTCCGATGCCGAAGATTTAGTGCAGGAAACTTTTGCCAAAGCTTTTGCGGCCTGGGGAAAATTTGAACAGGGCACCAACCTAAAAGCCTGGCTGTTCCGAATCATGACCAACACCCACATCAACCTCTACAACAAGCGTGCCAAGGATCAAGCCAAGACTGCGCTTGATGACCTAGAGGATTGGCAAATTGGCATGGGGGAGTCAGTGACCTCCACCAGCACCCGCAGTGCGGAGTCGGTCGCCATCGATAATGTGCCGTCAACGGTAATTCGCGACGCTCTGGATCAGATTCCGCAGGAGTTTCGCATGGTCGTCTACTATGCCGTAGTTGAAGGTCTTCCCTACGCAGAAATTGCCGAAGTTATGGACACCCCGGTGGGCACCGTAATGTCGCGATTACATCGCGGGAAGAAAATGCTGAAAACATTGTTATCTGATTACGCTATCCAGGAAGGATACCGAGTCGATAAGGAGGAAAAGTGA
- a CDS encoding zf-HC2 domain-containing protein: MKPVDCEEVKRSVHEYLHAEIQTEENEAITAHLANCDSCEEHYDIEIVFNQVIQRSCDEAPAAELAQRVMERLKEIQDHN; this comes from the coding sequence GTGAAGCCAGTTGATTGCGAAGAAGTAAAGCGCAGCGTTCACGAGTACCTACACGCCGAGATCCAAACCGAAGAGAATGAAGCAATTACCGCCCACCTGGCTAATTGCGACTCTTGTGAAGAGCACTACGACATTGAGATTGTTTTCAACCAGGTAATTCAGCGTTCTTGCGATGAGGCCCCTGCTGCCGAGCTTGCTCAGCGAGTCATGGAGCGCCTAAAGGAAATCCAAGACCACAACTAA
- a CDS encoding GDSL-type esterase/lipase family protein: protein MRSLRVVILGDELLTASGDPKGLGWLGRVQARLPQGEDVAFFPLAMVGETTSSLLERWRREAMIRFTPETENYLVLALGAADVKAGVTISRSRLNLASLLDDALREGVKVFVVGPTPTGDAQLDFEIEHLSNGFEDVVRRRQIQYVDCFKPLREHEGWQQETAAHPRGLPGQVGYGLVAWLVLNRGWFEWLGLTETQG from the coding sequence ATGCGATCGCTCAGGGTGGTAATTCTCGGTGACGAACTCCTCACCGCGTCTGGCGACCCCAAAGGATTAGGTTGGTTGGGCCGAGTCCAGGCCCGGCTTCCGCAGGGCGAGGACGTGGCATTTTTCCCGCTGGCCATGGTCGGTGAAACCACATCCAGCCTGCTGGAGCGTTGGCGCCGGGAGGCCATGATTCGCTTCACCCCCGAGACCGAAAACTACCTCGTTTTGGCGCTGGGTGCTGCCGACGTGAAGGCCGGAGTCACAATCTCTCGCTCTCGTCTAAACCTGGCATCGCTGCTGGATGATGCGCTGCGGGAGGGCGTAAAGGTATTTGTTGTTGGGCCAACCCCAACCGGAGATGCCCAGCTTGACTTTGAGATTGAGCACCTCTCCAATGGCTTTGAGGACGTTGTAAGACGCCGTCAGATTCAATACGTCGACTGCTTCAAGCCGCTTCGTGAACACGAGGGCTGGCAGCAGGAGACCGCCGCTCACCCGAGGGGATTGCCCGGTCAGGTTGGTTACGGATTGGTTGCTTGGCTGGTTCTAAACCGAGGATGGTTTGAGTGGTTAGGACTTACCGAAACCCAGGGTTAG